The Dermacentor albipictus isolate Rhodes 1998 colony chromosome 2, USDA_Dalb.pri_finalv2, whole genome shotgun sequence genome has a segment encoding these proteins:
- the LOC139056385 gene encoding uncharacterized protein: MPISTRSTASPQALASSSVETTSTMESALHQLRRKPICSSARKQWPPSACKQQRQLGRLTEGCPTFRMAAVRGSASANWLARSSARASSLMLSVMATARTGCRLPLLLVRDLSSLQARGPLDLPSMAEAPPAPGLASAAGICTSVLGPMLCLARPDCSTLHTAPGGTNVEQVEVRSGGIWLGRALNGGSLSTIHDGAQEVTAIFQLAAVLPEQGPVCDVSS; encoded by the exons atgccgataagcaccaggagcacggcctcaccgcaggccttggcctcttccagcgtggagaccacgtccacgatggagtccgcactgcatcagctccgccggaagcctatctgctcatcggccagaaagcaatggcctccatcagcttgcaagcagcagag gcagctaggcaggctgacggaaggctgccctaccttcaggatggctgcagtgcgtggttcagccagcgcaaactggttggcgaggagctccgcaagggcctcttcgctgatgctcagcgtgatggccacggcgaggacaggttgtaggcttcctctcctgctggtgagggatttgagcagtctccaagccaggggtcccctggacctgccctcgatggcagaggctcctcctgcgccgggcttggcgtctgcagcgggcatctgcacgtctgtactcggtccaatgctctgccttgcccgtccggattgctccacgctccatacggcgcctggaggcacgaatgttgagcaggtggaggtccggagcgggggtatctggttgggtagagcactgaacggtggcagcctgagcacaatccacgatggcgctcaggaagtcacggccatcttccaacttgctgcagtgcttccggaacagggaccagtctgtgacgtaagttcttga
- the LOC139055652 gene encoding uncharacterized protein → MSWAVLARALLLAVLLLLDAGRRGHAASHDGQPPVAELTWWRQVAEEPSVKNSGSATPRSGGSSKQPSSSGGSDDVMAVAEVGKPGKIVLLSPGQLLNDTGAYRVSGDERVRKAAGFEIAYDYYFKPQDPSVPNNNFKSMTKKSMPLILATSFLIILIVCIAVCISGICWERTRRLVASRISPSGPVEPPDLTPRNAAAGDSGVSAYGNDKYMI, encoded by the exons ATGTCGTGGGCTGTGCTCGCCCGGGCGCTCCTGCTGGCCGTCCTCCTGCTACTGGACGCCGGACGCCGCGGGCATGCCGCCTCCC ACGACGGGCAGCCTCCAGTGGCCGAGCTCACCTGGTggcggcaagtggccgaggaacCCAGCGTCAAGAACAGCGGCTCGGCGACGCCGCGGTCAGGAGGGAGCAGCAAGCAGCCCTCCTCCAGCGGCGGCAGCGATGACGTCATGGCCGTGGCCGAGGTCGGCAAACCGGGCAAGATCGTGCTGCTCTCGCCTGGGCAGCTGCTCAACGACACCGGCGCGTACCGCGTGTCCGGCGACGAGCGCGTCCGCAAGGCGGCAGGGTTTGAGATCGCCTACGACTACTACTTCAAG CCTCAAGACCCGAGCGTGCCGAACAACAACTTCAAGAGCATGACCAAGAAGTCGATGCCGCTTATCCTGGCCACGTCCTTCCTCATCATCCTGATCGTGTGCATCGCGGTCTGCATCAGCGGCATCTGCTGGGAGCGCACGCGAAGGCTGGTCGCATCGCGCATATCGCCGAGCGGCCCGGTGGAACCGCCCGACCTGACGCCGCGGAACGCGGCCGCGGGCGACTCGGGAGTCTCTGCCTACGGCAACGACAAGTACATGATTTGA